In Bacteroidota bacterium, one DNA window encodes the following:
- a CDS encoding OmpA family protein, with protein sequence MRAITRILFSVAASLILVSGAFAQDTISYERRPSVGIVGGLALNQHSGNFEQLPGVPNCGSIFTNGFGIGPDLGLQYRLPIDENLSIAVRGLYLSHGGTFNADEHIPLSVGGVLTAATDRHTLDVSLSSLALQPIAQYDLTPQLGVFAGLQLSYLLSASFAQHEELTSPSNGVFYENRQRTRNQQSGSIPDVSTIGAAIVVGAGYQLPLNSSGTLHAVPQAFFSIGLAQQVSGIDWKTNTFNAAVAVEYSPRKEVAVPPPPPPPPPPAPTPVPPPPIAANIRAVGLTNDGTETPAIDVVVEELYAKNLAPILPFVFFDSVSTAIPNRMHMIGSDEAVRFEVNKVATSNALTTHMDMLNIIGSRLAASPSTRVTLTGIVHSTTAPAIARARAENVRDYFTRIWKIAKNRIVIQTQPSQVASNLDPDIITEENRVEIASNDESLFDPLVTVDTVRAAEPPALRIYPFALHISRASAWHIAALQNGQVIASWDARDSVLPAHLDWQFTDRTLPKYPGSLMFELTVTDSIGRSTTSSTSLPIRQVTLGKERATLVAGKSIERYNLIVFDRGSSSLTQHHRRLTDRIRAEIKPNSSISVIGYTDRVGEAAYNQRLSEDRAQVVAKALNVGSNAQVRGIGETQDLYSNTLPEGRFFCRTVVITIETQQKTP encoded by the coding sequence ATGCGCGCTATCACACGCATTCTCTTCTCTGTCGCTGCTTCGCTCATACTGGTTTCCGGTGCGTTTGCACAGGATACAATTTCGTATGAACGCCGTCCGAGTGTCGGCATCGTCGGTGGGCTCGCATTGAACCAGCACAGCGGCAATTTCGAACAACTGCCCGGCGTCCCGAATTGCGGCTCGATCTTTACAAACGGATTTGGCATCGGGCCGGATCTGGGGCTGCAATACAGACTCCCGATCGACGAGAATCTATCGATCGCCGTCAGGGGCCTCTACCTCTCACACGGAGGGACGTTCAATGCCGACGAGCACATTCCGCTTTCTGTCGGCGGTGTGCTCACAGCCGCAACCGATCGTCATACGCTGGATGTCTCGTTGAGTTCGCTGGCTCTGCAACCGATCGCACAATACGATCTGACCCCGCAACTCGGTGTGTTTGCCGGGTTGCAACTGAGCTATTTGCTCAGCGCAAGCTTCGCACAACACGAAGAACTGACATCTCCATCGAACGGAGTATTCTATGAGAATCGTCAGCGAACGAGGAATCAACAATCGGGCTCGATCCCCGATGTATCAACGATCGGCGCTGCGATCGTCGTCGGCGCAGGCTATCAATTGCCCCTGAATAGTTCAGGTACGCTTCATGCCGTACCGCAAGCGTTTTTTTCGATCGGACTTGCCCAGCAAGTGAGCGGTATCGACTGGAAGACGAACACGTTCAATGCGGCGGTCGCGGTGGAATACTCACCACGCAAGGAAGTTGCAGTTCCTCCTCCGCCTCCACCACCCCCGCCGCCGGCACCAACCCCGGTTCCCCCGCCGCCGATCGCAGCAAACATTCGAGCTGTCGGACTTACCAACGACGGTACCGAAACGCCGGCCATCGATGTCGTCGTCGAAGAACTCTACGCCAAGAATTTAGCGCCGATACTTCCGTTCGTGTTTTTCGACTCGGTATCGACTGCGATCCCGAACCGCATGCACATGATCGGCTCCGACGAAGCCGTTCGGTTCGAAGTCAACAAAGTTGCTACGAGCAATGCGCTCACGACGCACATGGATATGCTCAATATCATCGGTAGTCGCCTTGCCGCGTCGCCGAGCACACGAGTGACACTGACAGGGATTGTACATAGCACGACGGCACCCGCAATTGCGCGTGCACGAGCGGAGAACGTTCGAGATTATTTCACACGTATCTGGAAGATTGCAAAGAATCGGATCGTCATACAAACACAACCATCGCAGGTTGCTTCGAATCTCGACCCGGACATCATCACGGAAGAGAATCGGGTCGAGATCGCATCGAACGATGAGAGTCTGTTCGATCCGCTGGTAACCGTCGATACCGTACGGGCGGCTGAACCGCCTGCGCTGCGAATCTATCCGTTTGCGCTGCATATCTCGCGAGCAAGCGCGTGGCATATCGCAGCCCTTCAGAATGGCCAAGTTATTGCGTCGTGGGACGCTCGTGATTCAGTCCTCCCCGCTCATCTCGATTGGCAATTCACCGATCGCACACTTCCCAAGTATCCGGGCTCGCTGATGTTCGAGCTCACTGTGACGGACTCAATCGGCCGGTCAACCACATCGAGCACGTCGCTTCCGATCCGACAAGTCACGCTCGGCAAAGAACGTGCGACGCTCGTTGCAGGAAAGTCGATCGAACGATACAATCTCATTGTCTTCGATCGAGGATCATCGTCGTTAACACAGCATCACCGCAGGCTCACGGACCGAATTCGTGCCGAGATCAAACCGAACTCCAGCATCAGCGTGATCGGCTATACCGACCGCGTCGGCGAAGCTGCATACAATCAACGTCTGTCGGAAGATCGCGCGCAGGTAGTTGCAAAGGCACTGAATGTGGGATCAAATGCACAGGTTCGAGGGATCGGGGAAACGCAAGACCTCTATTCGAATACGCTCCCCGAAGGACGATTTTTTTGTCGAACGGTCGTGATCACGATCGAGACACAGCAGAAAACGCCATAG